The window AATGCATCATCAATCTTGAACCATTTCCGAAAGATGCAAACATAGTAAAGGTTGCCTCATCTTATTACATATAGATATGCAAATGTCATGAGTAAATGTTTTCTTACTACACACACACGAAGGCACGCACGTGTAGAAACATtgagagaaaataaaggaagaagaaaattttttgGGAAGGTAAAACTGTACGCTAAAGTAGAACTGCAAATTTCCTCCTCTTTTAGGTGTCTCAGACTCTCACTGGCCAGTTGATAATGAAGAAAGCCACCAGCAGATCCGGTCCATTAACGCTGGGGAAAAACCTACCACAACTAGATCACAAAATAGTATAGAGTCAGCTGGGCATCAAATGAGTGCATATACCCAATTAATCATTTAGGTAATATCACTCAGGCAAAAGGTGTTGCATGTCCAAAACGGGCTCCAATACATGATTAAAATTGAGCTCTCTAATTTTAGAGGtacaatgaaaaagaaaacgCTGAACTGGGTCTAAATAAATCATATTGTTGAATCAATCATAGATGTCTTCTATTCTTTCCACTCAAGCCATCAATATGTCTACTAGTGTACTAGAGTTGAATAAGCAGCCCCTAACAATGATGCATCTCATTTATGCATCAAGTCATTGAAATCAATTCTGCCAGGGGAAGACGGCCAACAACCACTGGGTAACAGACCATTAGCTAGGTACCAAGTAAGGTTTATTTCACCAATCAATTATCTCAGTGGTCACCCCAATCGAAGCTGTCCTAGGATTACTTAGACAACCAAAGATAAACCACATAATTAAATGTTGAGACAACCAAAGATAAACCACATAATTAAATATTGAGAGAGGGATCTATACTCTACTGGTGTGTAATGGAATCTTGCCCAATAGCATCTTATTGATAACCGCTGCATTTCCCCCTCTCTATACCCTACTCTCCCCTTCCCCTCAATGGAAGTTTTTATAGGTAAAACCAGTACcaaattgtttaataaatggtttcaaATGTTGAAACCGAAACCATTTATAAACGGTTTCATTACATATCTTTTAATTTGAATTCTTATATGTTGTTGTTAcataattgtttatttataccattacatattactaattatttattgttacCGCTAATGGTTAATTATTGCCAttacatattactaatatttgttttgGTGTAAACAGTTTGGTTGGTTTAAGCCATTTAACAAAACGgtcaattttaaaaccaaaaccaaaccatttattaaacaatttcaTGGTTTCAATGTAAACGGCTTGTTAGGTTTCATTTGGATTTCAACACCTTAGCTACACACGTGTCCGAACAACCCATGATCCCCTACAACCGGCCATCATCCACCTCTCTGTGCATCTCCCACCTTCCCCACTCATCTCTGCATCTCCCTCCCTACCCTCCCTCTCCCCTCACCCCTCCCCCTCCTGCAACACCCCCTTCCCCCAACCTCTTTATCTTCCCCCCCCCACCTCTACATCCCCCCTCCATGCCCTCTCCCCGCCCCCCCCCACTCCCCCTCCGTAATCCCCCTCCcgaggtctctctctctctcgcctctAAATCCTCCTCccgccctctctctctctcccacccctACCCTTGATTGAGTACTGAGACAATACTCGACTATGATTACATGGCCTAAGGAACCaggaagagagagagtttaagaCTGTGAGGGAGGAATGGAGTAGGGAGAGGTTAAACCACTCTATTCTGGCGATCGGTTGCAATGATCACAACAAAGTGGGAGATATGGATCAGATATGTGTCCCCCTCTTTGTTCTTCAGGAGTGAGAACCCAAAAACTGTTGATGATAGATGGGGGAGACAGTGGGGAAgagaaagatatatatatatatatatagagagagagagagagagaaagagagagaaagagagacggACAAAGATGCAGAGAAAGGGGGAGATGCAGCAGCGTAGGTGGGTTGCAGTGGCGAGCGGAAAGAGATGTTGTAGCAGCAGTAGAGACATTCTGAGAAAGAGGAggcggtggtggaggtggagggaGAGGTTGGTATTGGAGCGGCGGTAGATCGTGGGTGACACAGTGATAGCAGCGACTGCAGAGATGtctttctctccatccaaaGGTCAATAAGATGATAGCGTACAAGATTCTATTACAACCTGCTAGTCTGTACTTGAATGTTATGCTCTTCTTCTTTAAACAACAGAAACGAAATAGAAGACAACAACGGGATCTAATCTAAGTAAATGTAGGAAAACCAGGGGTTAGGAATCCCATTGGGgggaaaaccctaaccaaaaaaaaagtgtttatAACATTAAACAAAGATACAACTTGATTGTAGACAATTAATTACGCAGATGTTAGCAAAACATGGTATAATTGATGCTCCACTAACCGACACATATGTGTAATATAAACTAAGGAAAGATGAATGGCATTATGTGGCAATCTTCACATACAACCAGAGAGAGGAAACACCTGGCATGAAAGCCTATCAAAGAGAATCAGGATAAAATGGAAACAAGCAAAGGGTTTTAAAAAGATAGATTCTGGTTTAGGAGGGTAAAATGCATGAATGTAACAAACCAAATTACAATCAGAAAAGGGGGGAGCAAAGGAATCATATTCGGTAAGGAAAATCTCAGTAAGACACAGAGTTTGTGGAGGACGGATGAAAGCATAGGTCTACAGGGAGAAAAAGAAGTTCTACTGGAAGTTCTAAAGGCAGAGTTCCAATCATCAGAACAGAGCCAATCTTTAATGGAAGAGAATTAGTGTTGAAAATTAATGTAAACAAGAAGGGTTAACAGATAGAAACAGTAGATGTTGAACAAGTAGCAGAAACCATTAAAGAAAGATGCACAAAAAGAAACCTTGACGCTAATTGTTTCTAACAACTTCAGTACTCAATGAAATCTTCAAGGTCAAAAGGTTTTATTTCTGAAACAACAGCGACAAAACAATTGCATTGCTTTATAAGATGCAAGGTTGGACACCCCAAGTCGGCATTCACATTTGGACCCTTGATTAATCCCAAAGTTCGAGACAAAACGAAAAATACCTAAACTAAAAGAAAACTAAGCCAACCAAAGGGGAATACTAAAACAAATCAGGCCTGCATGTCCTAAGGTGGgaccaaaattaaaattatacaAAATAACCTTACAGAAAAACTGAGAAGAAATATGATTACTAATGAAGCTGCTATTTTAAATCCCTTAGTTTAGACCTGAAAAATGACTCGATGTCACTCCTACAACAAATTGAAGTCCATTCATTCACACACCACATAAGAACTTCGGTGCAGCATCATCACATGATACaataaaaagggcatacccagtgcacaatgctcccgccactgcggggtctggggagagtcataatatacgcagcctGACCCCcacttcacagagaggctgtttcccaactcaaacccgtgaccacaaGGTAgcaatggagcaactttactTCGGCTTTATATTTTGTCCACATGATACAATGTGGACAAAATATAAAGCCAAAGTAAGACGATCTATGtataaaacaaaacaagaatgaCGTTCCCAAGTCTGAATTTCATCACTAATGGTTATATAACATTGTTACACCATTGCTTCCCAGGTTATTCCTTCTGCTCACACACCAATTCTTCACAATCTCCAATTGCACTAAATTCCAGGTAAAGAATCTTCATTCCACTgttgaagattttattttattttcaacacATCACTAACTCTTTGTACTGTTTAACAATGGATTTATCTTCCATTTCGGATGCTATTCCACGTGTTAGTCACTTAGTCTTCTACATACTACAAGCTACGTGTACCgtctccttttccttctttttccctgTTTGTCTTTTAGCAACTCTTCACCATCTTCTTCTgacaaaatattcaaaattatgAATCCAAATTCACTAATTTTGCACAAAACAGCATATTGTTCTGTATTTTATACCCTCATATCCTCATTCTGGACAATCTTGTTTTAGACAACCAACAGGTAAGTTTTCATTAACGTATACAATAAAATTGTTACAAGTATTCTAAGAAAACATGTACCCAACAGCGAGCAATAAGCACAGGGAAGATAATCAAGAAAGGCCACTTCCACCAACCAGACATCAACTCCAAATGCTTTTCCAGGCAGATCTCCCAATGCTTTTAACATCCataacatagttgtcacagcgtctaggcgacccaaggcgttggagagggtcaaaaagcaaggcgaccaaggcgcccacctgggtgacgccttgacaactatgatccatAACCTCGTTCAACGTATTATAACCCAAATAAAGCATTAGATAGTAGATACATCCCGCAGGGTTCTCTCAGTTCAAGCAATGATAGCATTTTAACAGATTTTTGGGCGACAACAAAAGACAATATATTACAGTTATGGGCTAGCGGAAGTGACATGAAACACCTAGAGCAGCAATTGTATTCTACCTGGAGGATATAAAAAACAGAGGATACCAAAAAGGCTTGCTTGATGTAGCATGAAGATAAGTGTAATTAGCCCACGATACAAAGCAAACAGGACAATCAGAGTCTGAGTAACTTTAAACATAAATGTCCTTGTAGAAAAAGTCTTTGCGCAAAAGACTGTTCAATCcttaaattatttaagaaataacTGCACAAATATCAGGTCAAACACCAGGAACAAAGATGAACtatgaaagaagagaaatcCCTAACCCAATTATGGAACAAAGACCAAAACCAAATGAATCAGCAAGATTTGCTCATACAACTAGGGACCAGAGCAAAAAACCAAGGCAAGAAAAGAATAAGTACGAAccatgaagaaaaaagagattatAAGGCCCAGGCAACCATCCAGTTCCACACAATcaaatggtaaaaagaaaattgaaaagacGGGGCTTGCACACAAAATAAGATGGTCATTTAACAACAACAAATAACTATTAGAAAGCGCAAATAGTGGCTTCTAGGCCTGATAAATTGCAGTAGAATCATAGCTCATTACACTATTAAAAAAAGGACGATGTTGGTATGGAACTATTCCCTTGCAAGCTAAAGAAGCCACAATTGCAAACAAACTTAACTTGCCACAGAAACTTCAGTTCCAAGGAACCATCTCCATTAAACACGGCAGCGACCTGAAACAATAAAACTGCATAAACCACCCCGAAAGCAAAAAAGCAGACATAGAAGGGTTAACCACCTACATGTCTCTGATGCAAAATTactgaagggaaaaaaaaatgacttccAGGCAGCAAACAATCAAGTTCCATCCAGAATTGGCAGTTTGATCAAAGTTGAAGTAGCATTGCCTTAATGTCTATTACCACGACTCTCAAAATTGGCCTTCCTGGACTTGCTTGCATCTTCAACAGTATGGTCATCCGAAGCTCTACAAGCCAAAACAAAACCCCACAGTCAAACAGAAATGTCATTCCTCAATATGAGTATAAGGTTCACACCTGTAGCAGCAAACTGCAGCATTATCACACAAAAACCTACAAAGTAACCTACAATTTCTGTTTCTTGACATTGTCCTTCTTGATGCTCAGGACCATATCCATTGCCATCTTCTGGTGCTCTCTCCTTTGGGAATGCAGGTCCAGACCTTCAACGGTTTCACAATCAATTTTACATATACGGCACCATCCCATGCTTCCTGGCTTCCTCTTTCTTGTGTGATTAAAGGATTCCATGTCACCCTGAAGAGTTGACAACAATATGAAGACACATTAGACAATCAAGCCCATCCAACAAAATGTAAACCATATATCATTCACTGAATCTATATTTCAAACAATGCACCATGCATGTCcaggaacccccccccccaaaaaaaataaaaaaataaataacaaacacacACAAATTTTGAGCAAAAGAAAGATATCTAAAATAGAAGAGGATATAACAACTGAATTTGCCACTTACAGGAAAAAATCCACCATCATTTGGAAATCCTGAAATAGGATAGCTGCCCCCAACTCCAGGTTCACTGAGGTGTCCCCTCATTGATTCTACAATTCGCAGATGAGAAGGCAAATTCCCAGGCCCAGACAACTCACCGATACGTAAATGGCTGGGGAAAGCACTAAAACCAGCTGGCTCACCCATCCTGGTATGACCAGGCAAGTTCCGTGGACCCAACGGTTCACCTCCTCTTAAATGACTTAAACTACCAGGTCCAAAAGGTCCATTGTACCGCAAATGACTGGGTAGAATGTCTGAACCAACCAAATCATTACTCCTCAGATGGACAGGCAAAGCACCAGATCCCATGTGCTCACCTATTTGCAGGTTCCCAGGACCATCAGAATCACCTCTTCGCATATGGCCAGGCAACATAGGAAACTTACTATCATGAAATGCACTGCCAACTGAATCTGAAGGAAGATTGAAAGGCTTGGATCGTTCACCAAAAAAACGTGACTCTCGGTCATCCATATCTTCCAGGCGTGACTGAGTACCCAATGGAAAACCagcagaaatgctcccaaatctGCTATGGTATTCTCTACCAGGACTTCTTGGAGGTCCCATACAATCCACATGATGCCCACCAAATTCAGAGATAGGTCCAAGGAACTCTGAGTGAGCTCCAGCCGGATCAACCTTTCTTCCAATCTTATCATCATGAAAGCCAGCTGACCTAGCTCTTTCTCCCGAATCCAAAGGATGTCCTGACAAACCACCAGGTTGATAAGGAGGCAACAATCCTGAACTAGCAGCACTGGCACCAACATCCAATTTGGATCCAGCATTACGACCAAAAGCAGGTGCCCTATCGAGGTGTCTCGGTGCTGCATCCATGCCAAAGCCTTTATGCCTTGACGAGAAGTAACTTTTAAACGTAGGACCAGACTCATCTAGATGAGCTGGCCTTGGGAACTGCTTCAGATCTTCCTCAAACTCTCTTTGACCAAACATGTGCCTACCCGGTTCCATCGGGATCTGCTCGAAGCACTCCACCGATAGCTGGCTGAAGCCTTCCTGTGGAAATCGTCTATATCTCTCATCTGGCAACGACTTAACTCTTTCGTCCTGCAAACCATGTGGAAACAATTGGTCCTGTCCCCCAGCAGTCACACCCTTTCCCAGGACCCCATTCATTTTCATCTTATTAGAATGCATAGAATCCTGCCCAAATGGAATGCGTACTGGAAGTACCGACAGATTTGAATCAGGTTGTCCACCTTCAATATAACCAGGCTTCTTATTCACAAGCATTTCAGTTTCCATAGGATTAGTAGGACGTGGCTGTCCCATCTGACCTACAATACCATGTGGAGGTCCTCTCAccatcattgatccatgcgacTCAAATGGCCCAGGTGGTGGCCCACCCAACGGGGGTCCTCTAATAGACTCACCTTGAGAAATTCTGGGATCTCCAGCATAGGGAGGGGGAACAATACCTTGATTTTGATACCCTCGGGGCACCATAGATTGTGGTTCAACAAGACCTTTCTGGGGAGCCAGATGAGCTGGACCCCTCCCAAATGACGCCAAGGAGCCTGGGCCTTGAACCACACCAGGGACAATTTCAGCATGAAAAGTACCTTGAGGCTGCTTCACCATTGGTTGCTGGAAATGTTCAGGTGGAATAGATGACTGACCTTGCTGCGGTAAATGTAAATGGGAATTATACCCTTGAGGCCTCATTTGGACCAGAGGCTGCCCTGGTACATGCATTTGAGGTGGAGGCATTGATGATTGTAACATCTGATCAGGAGCAGGAGGTCTTTGCTGGTGAGGAGGAGGAGCTCCATAATGCATAGGTTGTTGGCTAAGACCAGGTCGAGGAAAATGAGATTGGGCCACATTTCTATCCCGATAGCCATGGAGAGGAAGAATCTGCAAGTTGTCTCTTTCACCTGCAGGAAAAGACTGTGCAACTCCTGCATTCACTGGCTTGCTCATATCCTGACCTTCAGTCATCTCCATTTGAGGGGCATCCTGAATTTCCATGGTTTCCAGCAGGGCATTCTCCTCGGAACCACTATGAACATCTTCATGGCTCTTAGCCCCACCTGGAGATGGCTCTGACAACTTCTCACTAGCTTCTTCCTTCACTATCCGCTTAATCACCAGTTCCTCGGATGCATTTTCCGGCACCTTCGATCTGAGGTGTTTTCCCAGTGCCTGGGAAGAGCCTAGAATCTCCTTAACAGCCAGATCAGACTGGCTGTTCTTACTTTCATCTTGATTGACGTGCTTTTCTTCATCAATCACAGACTTGGGAGCCTTAAGCTCTAATGAATCAGGATCGTGAGAAGATGCGATAATTGAACTATTTCCCTCATTTCCACTGGTCTTGAGAGAAGCTGTATCATTTTCAATCCCATTTGCACTTTTCTCACGCTTGGAATCACCCGGCTTCTCAAAAGATGTTGGCTTTGATGCAGCTTGTGCATAAGCTGCTGAGACATTTGTCCCAGACTCTGTTGTGGGCAGAGCAGGAAACAAGGCATTCTGGCCGCCAGATTGTGAAAGTGCGGGCTGATGAATGTAACCAAGATGTTGTTCCAAAGATGAATGTGGACGGATGCCTGCACTTGATGgataattttgattttgagacGGCTGATTTGGACCAGACTGCATTGGCTTACCATAACCCATCCCTGCAGGTCCTCCAGGAGACTGTGGAAATGGTTGTTGTGGCACCCCATGATTTGGCATCATAGGCCTTGCAGCAAGATTTTGCAATGGCTTGGGTTGTAAGCCATGTCCCAGTGGAATGTTCTGCTGCAACTGAGGATTGCCATAAGCATGTTGCTGCAAAGATGGTGGGCCTAAAGGGCGTAACTGAGACTGCGCGGGCTgcggcggtggcggtggcggtggcggtggtggtggcagttGCTGCTGCTTCTGCGTGAAGAGACCTTGTTGATGGGCCTGATTTTGAACCGAACCAGGCGTTTGCCCAGGGAAAGGATGGGAAGGATGCAAATGCCCAGATGCCTGCTGGTGAAACTCTTGCACCTGTTGCTGAAGCACAAAAGGCTGTTGTTGGGGTGGATGTATACCAGGGAGCTGGTCTAATGGTTGACCAGCATGAGGCTGTTGCATAGGAGGAATATTTAGATGTTGACCCTGCTGAGGCAGCATGGGTGGCTTTTGCTGCTGTTGCACTGGACCATGAGATTGGGGTGGACGCATTTGCTGTGGTTGCTGATGAGGGAACTGACTCTGCATTTGAACAGAATGTTGTGGTTGGTGCGGCAAACCTTGCTGCTGAGGGTGCACATAAGCAGGATGTTGTGGGACACCTGGCAACAATTGTTGGTGACTGTGAGGAGGTTGTAGATAGGATTGGTGGCCTGTAACTGCATGAGCTAATGGATGTTGTGGCTGAGGCTGTGGATGGG is drawn from Telopea speciosissima isolate NSW1024214 ecotype Mountain lineage chromosome 1, Tspe_v1, whole genome shotgun sequence and contains these coding sequences:
- the LOC122662434 gene encoding trithorax group protein osa-like isoform X2, with amino-acid sequence MGFDNECILNIQSLAGEYFCPVCRLLVYPNEAIQSQCTHLYCKPCLTYVISTTRACPYDGYLVTEADSKPLVESNKALAETIDKISVHCLYHRSGCTWQGTLSECTSHCAGCSFGNSPVVCNRCGTQIVHRQVQEHAQNCSGVQPQAQQTEVAQDATSTSGAATATEQNQAGAPAGAPASQAFSGQSSQTNVVPVSGQDQNQASASVQPQAVAQAMPTPEQWYQQQQQVYQQYYQQYPGYDIHQQQYQHYDPYQQQAHQQYQQQHLQARPPHVPGQHPPQVYMQPQAQPQSQLQAYAQPAVQPHPQPQIHPHSQHHAHPQPQPPMPPQSQPQPQPQPQPQPQPQPQPQPQSQPQVQTQPHPQPQPQHPLAHAVTGHQSYLQPPHSHQQLLPGVPQHPAYVHPQQQGLPHQPQHSVQMQSQFPHQQPQQMRPPQSHGPVQQQQKPPMLPQQGQHLNIPPMQQPHAGQPLDQLPGIHPPQQQPFVLQQQVQEFHQQASGHLHPSHPFPGQTPGSVQNQAHQQGLFTQKQQQLPPPPPPPPPPPQPAQSQLRPLGPPSLQQHAYGNPQLQQNIPLGHGLQPKPLQNLAARPMMPNHGVPQQPFPQSPGGPAGMGYGKPMQSGPNQPSQNQNYPSSAGIRPHSSLEQHLGYIHQPALSQSGGQNALFPALPTTESGTNVSAAYAQAASKPTSFEKPGDSKREKSANGIENDTASLKTSGNEGNSSIIASSHDPDSLELKAPKSVIDEEKHVNQDESKNSQSDLAVKEILGSSQALGKHLRSKVPENASEELVIKRIVKEEASEKLSEPSPGGAKSHEDVHSGSEENALLETMEIQDAPQMEMTEGQDMSKPVNAGVAQSFPAGERDNLQILPLHGYRDRNVAQSHFPRPGLSQQPMHYGAPPPHQQRPPAPDQMLQSSMPPPQMHVPGQPLVQMRPQGYNSHLHLPQQGQSSIPPEHFQQPMVKQPQGTFHAEIVPGVVQGPGSLASFGRGPAHLAPQKGLVEPQSMVPRGYQNQGIVPPPYAGDPRISQGESIRGPPLGGPPPGPFESHGSMMVRGPPHGIVGQMGQPRPTNPMETEMLVNKKPGYIEGGQPDSNLSVLPVRIPFGQDSMHSNKMKMNGVLGKGVTAGGQDQLFPHGLQDERVKSLPDERYRRFPQEGFSQLSVECFEQIPMEPGRHMFGQREFEEDLKQFPRPAHLDESGPTFKSYFSSRHKGFGMDAAPRHLDRAPAFGRNAGSKLDVGASAASSGLLPPYQPGGLSGHPLDSGERARSAGFHDDKIGRKVDPAGAHSEFLGPISEFGGHHVDCMGPPRSPGREYHSRFGSISAGFPLGTQSRLEDMDDRESRFFGERSKPFNLPSDSVGSAFHDSKFPMLPGHMRRGDSDGPGNLQIGEHMGSGALPVHLRSNDLVGSDILPSHLRYNGPFGPGSLSHLRGGEPLGPRNLPGHTRMGEPAGFSAFPSHLRIGELSGPGNLPSHLRIVESMRGHLSEPGVGGSYPISGFPNDGGFFPGDMESFNHTRKRKPGSMGWCRICKIDCETVEGLDLHSQRREHQKMAMDMVLSIKKDNVKKQKLASDDHTVEDASKSRKANFESRGNRH
- the LOC122662434 gene encoding trithorax group protein osa-like isoform X1 gives rise to the protein MGFDNECILNIQSLAGEYFCPVCRLLVYPNEAIQSQCTHLYCKPCLTYVISTTRACPYDGYLVTEADSKPLVESNKALAETIDKISVHCLYHRSGCTWQGTLSECTSHCAGCSFGNSPVVCNRCGTQIVHRQVQEHAQNCSGVQPQAQQTEVAQDATSTSGAATATEQNQAGAPAGAPASQAFSGQSSQTNVVPVSGQDQNQASASVQPQAVAQAMPTPEQWYQQQQQVYQQYYQQYPGYDIHQQQYQHYDPYQQQAHQQYQQQHLQARPPHVPGQHPPQVYMQPQAQPQSQLQAYAQPAVQPQAQLQHQPQPHAQSQPHAQPQAPVAVQPQTQGQVNSQQQLQQVAQPPFQGHQHPQPFSPAQPHQQQHPAHPHPQPQIHPHSQHHAHPQPQPPMPPQSQPQPQPQPQPQPQPQPQPQPQSQPQVQTQPHPQPQPQHPLAHAVTGHQSYLQPPHSHQQLLPGVPQHPAYVHPQQQGLPHQPQHSVQMQSQFPHQQPQQMRPPQSHGPVQQQQKPPMLPQQGQHLNIPPMQQPHAGQPLDQLPGIHPPQQQPFVLQQQVQEFHQQASGHLHPSHPFPGQTPGSVQNQAHQQGLFTQKQQQLPPPPPPPPPPPQPAQSQLRPLGPPSLQQHAYGNPQLQQNIPLGHGLQPKPLQNLAARPMMPNHGVPQQPFPQSPGGPAGMGYGKPMQSGPNQPSQNQNYPSSAGIRPHSSLEQHLGYIHQPALSQSGGQNALFPALPTTESGTNVSAAYAQAASKPTSFEKPGDSKREKSANGIENDTASLKTSGNEGNSSIIASSHDPDSLELKAPKSVIDEEKHVNQDESKNSQSDLAVKEILGSSQALGKHLRSKVPENASEELVIKRIVKEEASEKLSEPSPGGAKSHEDVHSGSEENALLETMEIQDAPQMEMTEGQDMSKPVNAGVAQSFPAGERDNLQILPLHGYRDRNVAQSHFPRPGLSQQPMHYGAPPPHQQRPPAPDQMLQSSMPPPQMHVPGQPLVQMRPQGYNSHLHLPQQGQSSIPPEHFQQPMVKQPQGTFHAEIVPGVVQGPGSLASFGRGPAHLAPQKGLVEPQSMVPRGYQNQGIVPPPYAGDPRISQGESIRGPPLGGPPPGPFESHGSMMVRGPPHGIVGQMGQPRPTNPMETEMLVNKKPGYIEGGQPDSNLSVLPVRIPFGQDSMHSNKMKMNGVLGKGVTAGGQDQLFPHGLQDERVKSLPDERYRRFPQEGFSQLSVECFEQIPMEPGRHMFGQREFEEDLKQFPRPAHLDESGPTFKSYFSSRHKGFGMDAAPRHLDRAPAFGRNAGSKLDVGASAASSGLLPPYQPGGLSGHPLDSGERARSAGFHDDKIGRKVDPAGAHSEFLGPISEFGGHHVDCMGPPRSPGREYHSRFGSISAGFPLGTQSRLEDMDDRESRFFGERSKPFNLPSDSVGSAFHDSKFPMLPGHMRRGDSDGPGNLQIGEHMGSGALPVHLRSNDLVGSDILPSHLRYNGPFGPGSLSHLRGGEPLGPRNLPGHTRMGEPAGFSAFPSHLRIGELSGPGNLPSHLRIVESMRGHLSEPGVGGSYPISGFPNDGGFFPGDMESFNHTRKRKPGSMGWCRICKIDCETVEGLDLHSQRREHQKMAMDMVLSIKKDNVKKQKLASDDHTVEDASKSRKANFESRGNRH